The following proteins come from a genomic window of Gordonia westfalica:
- a CDS encoding TetR/AcrR family transcriptional regulator, which yields MPSSAADVPDPGMMPVGSSSSSVIHRAFLGSVNPIDTESDPTAERLLDAAFDLFCRLGIQRTPMEKVAKNAGVTRVTLYRKFATKDALVDEVVLREFRRYFEQFRVDIPAAQTVADRVVVGFVGSLRAIASNPLISGMADSESSMLIESMIGDAGLLLSVVQKFVAAQLRREQLAGNISDDLDVEIVAEMMVRISASFLTVPSRVVDITDDAQLADVARRFLVPMLDHPR from the coding sequence ATGCCGTCGTCCGCCGCAGACGTCCCGGACCCGGGCATGATGCCGGTCGGCTCGTCGTCGAGTTCGGTGATCCACCGCGCGTTCCTCGGATCGGTGAACCCCATCGACACCGAATCCGATCCGACCGCCGAGCGCCTCCTCGACGCGGCCTTCGACCTCTTCTGCCGCCTGGGCATCCAACGCACCCCGATGGAGAAGGTCGCCAAGAACGCGGGCGTCACCCGGGTGACGCTGTACCGCAAGTTCGCCACCAAGGACGCCCTCGTCGACGAGGTGGTGCTGCGCGAGTTCCGACGCTATTTCGAACAGTTCCGCGTCGACATCCCGGCCGCGCAGACGGTCGCCGATCGGGTCGTCGTCGGATTTGTCGGATCCCTGCGCGCCATCGCGAGCAATCCCCTGATAAGCGGCATGGCCGATTCAGAATCGAGCATGCTCATCGAGTCGATGATCGGCGACGCGGGACTGCTGCTGTCGGTGGTGCAGAAGTTCGTCGCCGCCCAGCTTCGACGAGAACAGTTGGCGGGCAACATCTCCGACGATCTCGACGTCGAGATCGTGGCGGAGATGATGGTGCGCATCTCGGCGTCGTTCCTCACCGTCCCGAGTCGCGTCGTCGACATCACCGACGACGCCCAATTGGCCGACGTGGCCAGACGATTCCTCGTCCCGATGCTCGATCACCCACGCTGA
- a CDS encoding acyltransferase → MHAAGSARTADGETSTSEDTTTADAAPAKKPGSRAHTADFVRVFLFTFVVVAHSVNAINGGPDEIRGANLVGTLCHLTRYGFVAVTLYVLVLSMQGREMSPLQFWRRRFGLVIGPYLAWTVIYAITDHIVIRDNPFPPAGEWFSGLAHDLLVGEGKYQLYFLLISMQIYLFFPLISWISERGRSRPWLLLSGGALIQIAMFVIYQYLPRPSGAAWDVTYHHLWKTLPMYALFIAMGVVAAQHQQAVDKWLREHMATVVLVAAGCAAFTIAGYLLATSPGNVPWKANTAWNPVSLPWLIGGFVLLWLIGLVWDDRRAAGRPAAAKFVSQATLRAFGVFAVHPLILDILGRVGFLSGLFEWFPHSAILRSLILIAVVLVSSLLLVDILLRLPFSKWLTARPRIPLLPKRQEKKQDRAAVTETPTAETSTAGERG, encoded by the coding sequence GTGCACGCAGCGGGCTCGGCGCGCACCGCCGACGGTGAGACCAGCACGTCCGAGGACACGACCACGGCCGACGCCGCCCCGGCCAAGAAACCGGGCTCCCGCGCCCACACCGCCGACTTCGTCCGCGTGTTCCTGTTCACCTTCGTGGTGGTCGCGCACAGTGTGAACGCCATCAACGGCGGCCCCGACGAGATCCGCGGCGCCAACCTGGTCGGCACCCTGTGCCATCTGACCCGCTACGGATTCGTCGCCGTGACGCTGTACGTCCTCGTGCTGAGCATGCAGGGACGGGAGATGTCGCCCCTGCAGTTCTGGCGCCGGCGATTCGGCCTGGTGATCGGGCCGTATCTCGCCTGGACCGTCATCTACGCGATCACCGACCACATCGTCATCCGGGACAACCCGTTCCCACCGGCGGGTGAATGGTTCTCGGGACTCGCGCACGACCTGCTCGTCGGCGAGGGAAAGTACCAACTGTACTTCCTGCTGATCTCGATGCAGATCTATCTGTTCTTCCCGCTCATCTCCTGGATCTCCGAACGGGGTCGCAGCCGCCCGTGGCTCCTGCTGTCCGGTGGCGCACTCATCCAGATCGCGATGTTCGTCATCTACCAGTACCTTCCGCGTCCGTCCGGGGCCGCCTGGGATGTCACCTACCACCACCTGTGGAAGACGCTCCCCATGTACGCGCTGTTCATCGCCATGGGCGTGGTCGCGGCACAGCATCAGCAGGCCGTGGACAAGTGGCTGCGCGAGCACATGGCGACCGTCGTGCTCGTCGCCGCGGGTTGTGCGGCCTTCACCATCGCCGGCTACCTCCTGGCGACCTCGCCGGGGAACGTGCCGTGGAAGGCCAACACCGCCTGGAACCCGGTGTCGTTGCCGTGGCTGATCGGGGGCTTCGTCCTGCTGTGGCTGATCGGTCTCGTCTGGGATGACCGACGCGCCGCCGGGCGTCCCGCCGCAGCGAAGTTCGTCTCGCAGGCGACGCTGCGCGCGTTCGGCGTCTTCGCCGTGCACCCGCTCATCCTCGACATCCTCGGACGCGTCGGCTTCCTCAGCGGGCTGTTCGAATGGTTCCCGCACTCCGCGATCCTGCGGTCGCTGATCCTCATCGCCGTCGTGCTGGTGAGTTCCCTGCTGCTCGTCGACATCCTGCTGCGTCTCCCGTTCAGCAAATGGCTGACCGCCCGGCCCCGCATCCCCCTGCTGCCGAAGCGGCAGGAGAAGAAGCAGGACCGAGCGGCAGTCACCGAAACCCCGACCGCCGAGACCTCGACGGCGGGTGAGAGGGGTTGA
- a CDS encoding MFS transporter yields the protein MRSWSVIIILAVSQFVMVLDSTVMNVSISVVAEDLNTSITGMQAAITFYALTMAALMLTGGKLGDLMGRARAFKIGAVIYGIGSLTTALSPNLTVLMLGWSLVEGLGAVLVIPAIASLAAINYTGKARVTAFSILGAVTGLAAAVGPLLGGLMTTYASWRYVFVAETVVMVIVLFAARLIHDVDRDPDVRIDPLSVLASAGGLALIVYGVLQSKTWGWLKPQHPPEINGSEIAPLGVSPVAYLLLIGVVVLWLFVDRQRALARSGRQPLLRVELLRVPALRSGLGGFLAQYFAIAALFFVVPVYLQTMLGRDALQTGVKILPLSVGLVLFSVLGSWLTARRSARFIARGGQLTMAVGVLFVIAGVGVDLRSIAFAIGMFVMGAGFGLLASQLGNVNMSAVEEKDTSEVGGLQGTFQNLGSSFGTAVAGSVFILLLSSGFVSAVDDTDSLPAAEQQQVVSTVDDSGVPIISADQARTMVLDAGGSEASAQAVSDAYADSQVAAIQQALFIVFVLLVLALLSSRHLPNRIVAQSAGEDEKDDQKDATT from the coding sequence ATGCGTTCGTGGTCGGTCATCATCATCCTCGCGGTGTCGCAGTTCGTGATGGTGCTCGACAGCACCGTCATGAACGTGTCGATCTCGGTCGTGGCCGAGGATCTGAACACCTCGATCACCGGTATGCAGGCCGCGATCACCTTCTACGCCCTGACGATGGCGGCGTTGATGCTGACCGGCGGCAAACTCGGCGACCTCATGGGCCGCGCCCGGGCGTTCAAGATCGGCGCCGTCATCTACGGGATCGGTTCGCTCACCACCGCATTGAGCCCCAACCTGACGGTCCTGATGCTGGGCTGGTCCCTCGTCGAGGGGCTCGGGGCCGTGCTCGTCATCCCGGCGATCGCGTCGCTGGCAGCGATCAACTACACCGGTAAGGCCCGGGTCACCGCCTTCTCGATCCTCGGTGCCGTGACCGGACTCGCCGCCGCGGTCGGCCCGTTGCTGGGCGGCCTGATGACGACCTACGCATCCTGGCGTTACGTCTTCGTCGCCGAGACCGTGGTCATGGTGATCGTCCTGTTCGCCGCCCGATTGATCCATGACGTCGACCGCGACCCGGACGTCCGGATCGATCCGCTGAGCGTCCTCGCGTCGGCGGGCGGCCTGGCACTCATCGTCTACGGGGTGCTGCAGTCGAAGACCTGGGGATGGCTGAAGCCGCAGCATCCGCCGGAGATCAACGGATCGGAGATCGCCCCGCTGGGCGTGTCGCCGGTCGCCTACCTGTTGCTGATCGGCGTCGTCGTGCTCTGGTTGTTCGTCGATCGCCAACGCGCGCTTGCCCGTTCCGGCCGGCAGCCCCTATTGCGCGTAGAGCTGTTGCGCGTCCCCGCGCTGCGCAGCGGCCTCGGCGGATTCCTCGCGCAGTACTTCGCGATCGCCGCCCTCTTCTTCGTCGTCCCGGTCTACCTGCAGACGATGCTGGGACGCGACGCCCTGCAGACCGGCGTCAAGATCCTGCCGCTCTCGGTGGGTCTCGTACTGTTCTCGGTCCTCGGTTCGTGGCTCACCGCACGACGTTCGGCCCGGTTCATCGCCCGTGGCGGGCAGCTCACCATGGCGGTCGGCGTCCTCTTCGTGATCGCCGGGGTGGGGGTCGACCTGCGCAGCATTGCCTTCGCGATCGGGATGTTCGTCATGGGAGCGGGTTTCGGCCTCCTGGCCTCCCAGCTCGGCAACGTCAACATGTCCGCGGTCGAGGAGAAGGACACCTCCGAGGTCGGCGGCCTGCAGGGCACGTTCCAGAATCTGGGCTCGTCCTTCGGGACCGCGGTCGCCGGTTCGGTGTTCATCCTGCTGTTGTCATCAGGTTTCGTCTCCGCGGTCGACGACACCGATTCACTCCCCGCCGCCGAGCAACAACAGGTCGTCTCGACGGTCGACGACAGTGGAGTGCCCATCATCTCGGCGGATCAGGCCCGCACCATGGTGCTCGACGCCGGCGGCTCGGAAGCATCGGCGCAGGCGGTGTCCGACGCCTACGCCGACTCGCAGGTCGCGGCGATCCAGCAGGCGCTGTTCATCGT
- a CDS encoding oxygenase MpaB family protein encodes MEDLNRRTLIKAGGVVGAAGAVAAVAPATPWTWSPANSLPGRGAGADPRTLWDDEADPVIAKVIDSGQAPKVNKLLRTWHKNSQPLPAGLPPELRDFMEHARQLPSWTDQSKLADAVKFNQKRGTYLGIIYGFASGMMSTLIPREARAVYYSKGGWDLKDRITKTAKLGYDIGSLNAYQPGGEMIVTCLKTRMAHAGVRHLLPQSPHWVHSASENIPISQADVMVTWHSLPTTVMRNFRKWQVPIAADESAGFLHSWQITAHMLGVKDEYIPGSWNAAESQARQVLDPIQMPTPEGRKLADMLLDLGMNLDLTLLSRGVLGALTRFMLGDKAADGLHIPREPVWTPLLETAWTPYVLVREGLLNVGMPREAYWMIDEFLRQFVLFYMSELRMPINIEIPVFNNPKYR; translated from the coding sequence ATGGAAGATCTGAACAGGCGGACGCTGATCAAGGCTGGCGGGGTCGTCGGCGCGGCGGGTGCGGTGGCCGCGGTGGCGCCGGCGACGCCGTGGACGTGGTCACCCGCCAATTCCCTGCCGGGCCGCGGCGCGGGCGCCGATCCGCGCACGCTGTGGGACGACGAGGCCGACCCGGTGATCGCGAAGGTCATCGACAGCGGTCAGGCGCCGAAGGTCAACAAGTTGCTGCGTACGTGGCACAAGAACTCGCAGCCGCTGCCGGCCGGACTGCCTCCGGAACTACGCGACTTCATGGAGCATGCGCGTCAGCTGCCGTCGTGGACCGACCAGTCCAAGCTGGCCGATGCGGTGAAGTTCAACCAGAAGCGCGGCACCTATCTGGGCATCATCTACGGCTTCGCGAGCGGCATGATGAGCACTCTCATCCCGCGGGAGGCGCGGGCGGTCTACTACTCGAAGGGTGGTTGGGACCTCAAGGACCGCATCACCAAGACCGCCAAGCTCGGGTACGACATCGGCTCGCTGAACGCCTACCAGCCCGGCGGCGAGATGATCGTGACCTGCCTGAAGACCCGGATGGCGCATGCCGGCGTGCGGCATCTGCTGCCGCAGTCCCCGCACTGGGTGCACTCGGCGTCGGAGAACATCCCCATCAGTCAGGCCGACGTGATGGTCACCTGGCACAGCCTGCCGACCACGGTCATGCGCAACTTCCGCAAGTGGCAGGTGCCGATCGCCGCCGACGAGTCGGCAGGTTTCCTGCATTCGTGGCAGATCACCGCCCACATGTTGGGCGTGAAGGACGAGTACATCCCCGGGTCGTGGAACGCGGCCGAGTCCCAGGCCAGGCAGGTGCTCGACCCGATCCAGATGCCGACGCCCGAGGGTCGCAAGCTCGCGGACATGCTCCTCGATCTGGGGATGAACCTCGACCTCACCCTGCTCTCGCGCGGTGTACTGGGGGCGTTGACGCGTTTCATGCTCGGCGACAAGGCCGCCGACGGCCTGCACATCCCGCGCGAACCCGTGTGGACGCCGCTGCTGGAGACCGCGTGGACGCCGTACGTCCTGGTTCGCGAAGGACTGTTGAACGTCGGCATGCCGCGTGAGGCGTACTGGATGATCGACGAATTCCTCCGACAGTTCGTACTCTTCTACATGTCGGAACTGCGGATGCCGATCAACATCGAGATCCCGGTGTTCAACAACCCCAAGTACAGATAG
- a CDS encoding GlxA family transcriptional regulator, which yields MLKSVGVLLHGNVALFEFGVVHEVFGLDRTDDGVPGFDFRVAAPDPSAPLRVGNGVSIQVSHSLDECRDVDLVAIPGGKVDGEYPVEILDTVRAVVDNGGRVLTVCSGAFVAGAAGLLDGRRCTTHWRYGEELARMYPKAQVDTDVLFVDDGPVTTSAGTASGIDASLHLVREAWGPSVANRIARRMVVSPHRDGGQRQFVDAPMPSCSDEGFGALLAWLMEHLDRDISVDDMADRMHMSGRTFARRFVDEVGVSPRRWLTEQRVLAAKNLLESSDAPVEEVARLVGFTSATLLRHHFAASVGVSPLVYRRRFAKSAAVS from the coding sequence ATGCTGAAATCCGTCGGGGTCCTTCTCCACGGCAACGTCGCACTCTTCGAGTTCGGCGTCGTACACGAGGTCTTCGGCCTCGACCGCACCGACGACGGCGTCCCCGGCTTCGACTTCCGCGTCGCCGCCCCCGATCCGTCGGCGCCGTTGCGTGTCGGCAACGGCGTCTCGATCCAGGTCTCGCACAGCCTCGACGAATGCCGCGACGTCGATCTCGTGGCCATTCCGGGCGGCAAGGTCGACGGCGAGTACCCGGTGGAGATCTTGGACACCGTGCGCGCGGTCGTCGACAACGGCGGACGCGTCCTCACGGTGTGCTCGGGCGCCTTCGTGGCGGGCGCCGCAGGCCTGCTCGACGGCCGCCGCTGCACGACGCACTGGCGCTACGGCGAAGAACTCGCACGGATGTACCCGAAGGCGCAGGTCGACACCGACGTCCTCTTCGTCGACGACGGCCCAGTCACCACCAGTGCCGGCACCGCGTCCGGGATCGACGCGTCGTTGCATCTGGTCCGCGAGGCGTGGGGCCCGAGCGTCGCGAACCGGATCGCCCGCCGCATGGTCGTCTCGCCCCACCGCGACGGCGGGCAACGGCAGTTCGTCGACGCCCCGATGCCGTCATGCTCCGACGAGGGTTTCGGTGCGCTGCTCGCGTGGCTGATGGAGCATCTCGACCGCGACATCAGCGTCGACGACATGGCCGACCGGATGCACATGTCGGGCCGGACGTTCGCACGACGATTCGTCGACGAGGTCGGGGTGTCACCGCGACGCTGGCTCACCGAGCAGCGCGTCCTGGCGGCGAAGAACCTGCTGGAGTCGAGCGATGCGCCGGTCGAGGAGGTGGCCCGACTGGTCGGATTCACCTCGGCGACGCTGCTCCGTCACCACTTCGCGGCGTCCGTCGGGGTCTCACCCCTCGTCTACCGCCGCCGATTCGCGAAGTCCGCTGCGGTTTCATAG